The DNA region ATGATATCTGGGGTTATTCCGCCGCCGCCATGGACGGTTCTTCCCGAATCGGTATGCCTGATCTCTCGACCCGTTTGGTCGGGCCGCTCCTCGTATCCGAGATCTTCACTCAAGAAATAATCCTCCAGGGAAGAGTAATCGCGCTGTATGAGTCTGCCGCTCGGTGTGTAGTATCTTGCCGTCGTCAGAAGAAGACCTGTGTTACCGTTGAGGGAATAGCTCTTCTGGACAAGCCCCTTCCCGAAGGTCGTCTCTCCAACGATGAGGCCTCGGTCGTGATCCTGAACGGCACCGGATACGATCTCGGCAGCGCTTGCAGTTCCACGATCAACGAGTATGATGAGCGGGATTGTTTCATGGGGAACCCCTCCCTCGGAGTAGAACTCCTGACTGGAGCTTATGATCCGCCCCTTCGTAAATACGACCATCTTCCCCGTGCCGATGAACCTCGATGCTACCAGGACTCCCTGGTCCAGGAGCCCGCCGGCATTATCCCGCAGGTCAAGAATGAGCCGCTCCATCCCTTCCGATTCGAGATTGGAGAAAGCGGCATCGAAGTCTCTGTATGTGTATTGGTTGAAGTTTGTGATCCTGATGTAGCCTATTCCAGGCTTTATGATGAAAGCACTGGTGACGCTTTCGAGCGGTATCTCGTCCCTCACGATCGTAAATTGAAGCGGCTCATCGATCCCGATCCTCTTTATGGTGATCGTGACTGATGTTCCCTTGGGGCCTTTCAGCTTT from Acidobacteriota bacterium includes:
- a CDS encoding S41 family peptidase codes for the protein MKRTNGIIWLFMVATLVSAAILMGAVFLDYAEDIHDSLKKFNYILSVVEERYPEELNAEKAIYSAIRGMLRNLDPHSNFLDEKEFQDISEEHEGKFYGLGIQIAKRGEDKPLTVIAPIDNTPAKRAGLRAGDIISHIEGQETMGMSVQEAVKKLKGPKGTSVTITIKRIGIDEPLQFTIVRDEIPLESVTSAFIIKPGIGYIRITNFNQYTYRDFDAAFSNLESEGMERLILDLRDNAGGLLDQGVLVASRFIGTGKMVVFTKGRIISSSQEFYSEGGVPHETIPLIILVDRGTASAAEIVSGAVQDHDRGLIVGETTFGKGLVQKSYSLNGNTGLLLTTARYYTPSGRLIQRDYSSLEDYFLSEDLGYEERPDQTGREIRHTDSGRTVHGGGGITPDI